In Humulus lupulus chromosome 7, drHumLupu1.1, whole genome shotgun sequence, the following are encoded in one genomic region:
- the LOC133788649 gene encoding serine carboxypeptidase-like: MASSHSISIIIIIGVLLFQLSYATSNDNNTNNEERHLSFSSYTYFPKRQAEKLIMDLNLFPDDDINVASHEFLFEPDKKIVERSFQFPQIAHSGPSLQELGHHAGYYRLPHSQSARMFYLFFESRLNKKDPIVIWLTGGPGCSSELAVFYENGPFHIANNLSLVWNEYGWDKASNLLFVDQPTGTGFSYTSDDTDIRHDEDGVSNDLYDFLQAFFSEHPQYVENDFYITGESYAGHYIPAFASRVHRGNKAKEGIHINFKGFAIGNGLTNPEIQYKAYTDYALDMKLITKANYNKINKMLPACEQAIKTCGTDGGDACMSSYVTCNNIFNSIMDLVDGTNYYDVRKKCKGDLCYDFSNMERFLNQKSVRDALGVGNIDFVSCSSTVYEAMVMDWMRNLEVGIPALLEDGIKVLVYAGEYDLICNWLGNSRWVHAMEWSGQKQFGSSSTVPFVVDGAEAGLLKGHGPLTFLRVHDAGHMVPMDQPKAALAMLTSWMQGKLTTAETDETIAPL, translated from the exons ATGGCTTCTTCTCATTCTatatctattattattattattggtgtTCTTCTTTTCCAATTGTCGTATGCAACCTCAAACGACAATAATACTAATAATGAAGAACGGCATCTTAGCTTTTCCTCATACACTTACTTCCCAAAACGACAAGCCGAAAAGCTGATAATGGACCTGAATTTGTTCCCCGACGACGATATAAACGTGGCATCACATGAGTTCTTATTCGAACCCGATAAGAAGATCGTCGAAAGGAGTTTCCAGTTCCCTCAGATTGCCCACTCTGGTCCTTCTCTTCAAGAACTTGGTCACCATGCCGGTTATTACCGTCTCCCACATTCTCAATCAGCAAG GATGTTTTACTTGTTCTTCGAATCAAGGCTTAACAAGAAAGACCCTATTGTAATTTGGTTGACTGGAGGGCCAGGATGCAGTAGTGAACTGGCTGTGTTTTATGAAAATGGTCCTTTCCATATTGCAAACAACTTGTCTCTTGTGTGGAATGAATATGGCTGGGACAAG GCATCAAACCTCCTTTTTGTTGACCAACCCACAGGAACTGGTTTCAGCTATACTTCTGATGACACCGATATTCGTCACGATGAAGATGGTGTGAGCAACGATTTGTATGACTTTTTGCAG GCATTTTTCTCTGAGCATCCTCAATATGTTGAAAATGACTTCTACATAACTGGAGAATCATATGCCGGACACTACATTCCTGCATTTGCCTCACGTGTTCACAGAGGAAACAAAGCAAAGGAAGGAATTCATATTAATTTCAAG GGATTTGCAATTGGAAACGGCCTAACAAATCCTGAAATCCAATACAAGGCCTACACTGATTATGCACTTGATATGAAATTGATTACAAAAGCAAACTATAACAAGATTAATAAAATGCTTCCAGCATGTGAACAGGCAATCAAAACTTGCG GCACCGACGGAGGAGATGCTTGCATGTCTTCTTATGTTACTTGCAACAACATATTTAATAGCATCATGGACTTAGTGGATGGCACAAAT TACTATGATGTCAGAAAGAAATGTAAGGGAGACTTGTGCTATGACTTCTCAAACATGGAGAGATTTCTGAACCAGAAATCAGTAAGAGATGCCCTTGGAGTTGGGAACATAGACTTCGTTTCTTGCAGTTCTACAGTATATGAGGCCATGGTAATGGACTGGATGAGAAATCTTGAAGTGGGTATTCCTGCCCTTCTtgaggatggaattaaggtgctTGTGTATGCTGGGGAGTATGATCTGATATGCAATTGGCTTG GTAATTCAAGATGGGTTCATGCAATGGAATGGTCTGGCCAGAAACAATTTGGCTCTTCATCAACTGTTCCATTTGTGGTTGATGGTGCAGAAGCGGGATTGTTAAAAGGCCATGGGCCTCTGACTTTCCTAagg GTACATGATGCTGGTCACATGGTTCCAATGGATCAACCTAAAGCTGCATTAGCAATGCTGACGAGCTGGATGCAAGGAAAACTAACCACAGCTGAGACAGATGAAACAATAGCTCCCCTGTGA
- the LOC133788650 gene encoding uncharacterized protein LOC133788650, which produces MGADKTTTTTMICTLLALDFTSFSYRVCSICERTLPENPTSLCNFCTFNSRSSISKRLFRILMSVASDTKVFTVICFDRAAKVLFGCSADELFDFAKLHPFAAETTSKILEGEMIKVTLSKPKKGNAQHLRMSQVFPLRSGFRPAIETLKESYGVGSGS; this is translated from the exons ATGGGGGCTGATAAAACGACAACGACGACAATGATATGCACATTGCTTGCATTGGACTTCACTAGCTTCTCTTACAGAGTCTGCTCAATCTGTGAGAGGACTCTTCCCGAAAATCCCACTTCTCTCTGCAACTTCTGCACCTTCAATTCTCGCTCCTCTATCTCCAAACGCCTCTTTCGCATTCTC ATGTCTGTAGCATCAGATACCAAAGTGTTCACTGTAATATGCTTCGATAGGGCTGCCAAGGTCCTATTTGGTTGCTCTGCCGATGAGCTTTTTGACTTTGCCAAATTACACCCTTTTGCTG CTGAGACCACTAGCAAAATTCTGGAGGGAGAAATGATAAAAGTGACACTATCAAAACCAAAGAAAGGCAATGCACAACATCTTCGTATGTCACAAGTGTTTCCTCTAAGGTCCGGGTTTCGGCCAGCTATTGAGACATTGAAGGAATCCTATGGAGTTGGAAGTGGCTCTTAA